The Thermococcus sp. DNA window ATCCTGAAGTAGTATATAGCAATATGTCCAAAATTGTATCACATGACCTGCTAGAAGCTTTTAGAGCATTATTATTTGATCTCCCCACAGCTTCTGTGATGATATCCTTGAGAGCAGTAGAAGCTGCAATTAGAGAACTATATTCTGAACTAACTAACGAAGAAATTAATGAAAGTGAGCCGTACCCTACATGGAATTTTGCCCTCTCTAAAATCCAAGATAAAGTTTTCGAGATAGATGAGGCAGAAAGATCCTTGTTGGGGTGGTTCATGCAATTGAAGAAATTTATTTGCTTATTGAGAAAATTGATAATTCAAGAGAAAATGATAACCTCTAAAATGTTTAAAGGTTGGGCACCTTTTTATGTTTATTTCCCTTTTCAACTTCCTCAATTGCCTTCCTAAGCTCGTCGTAGGCCTCCTGAAGGGATTCGGGGATGACCTTTGTATCCGCAACTACAGGCATGAAGTTTGTGTCACCGTTCCAGCGTGGGACTATGTGGAGGTGGACGTGGCTGTCGATTCCAGCACCTGCAACGTGGCCCAGGTTCACCCCCATGTTGAAGCCGTCCGGGTTCATTGCCCTCGTTATTGCCCTTATCATGAGCTGGGAGAGTTTCATTATGTCGAGTAGTTCTTTGTCAGTCAGATCCTCCCAGTTGGCGACGTGCCGGTAGGGAACGACCATGACATGGCCGGGATTGTAGGGGTAGTTATTCATTATGACAAAGGCGTGCTTTCCCCGATAGAGGATCAGCCTCTCCCTGTCCCTGTTCTCCTTCGGGAAGTCGCAGAATATGCAACCATCATACTTCGGTGAGCGTATGTACTCTATTCTCCAGGGTGCCCACAGGAACTTCACTCTCACCACCGAAAAAAGTTGGGGGGGACTTTAAAAAACTTTAGAGTTCCACTCCAGAGAACATGAGAACCAAGTAGATGAAGTAGACTGCTAGGAAGTATATTCCCATAGATCTCCCCAGTCCGTGGATTCTTTTGAGGGAAATCACCATTGGGAGCATAACCGCCAGAATGAGGAAAACTGTCAAAATGGAAGCCCCGGTCTGGAGGGGTCTTATCACCGAAGCAACTCCGAGGACGACGAGGGCGTTCATTATGTCCGCTCCTATTATGTTGCCGATGCTTATGCTCCCGCGCTCTCTTAAGGCGCCGTAAACCGCGTTGGTCATCTCAGGGAGGGACGTCCCCACGGCCACTATGGTCGCTCCAACCACGAACTCGGAAACTCCAATTGCCTTCGCTATGTTCGTCCCCCCATAGACCACCAGTTTAGCTCCCAGAACTAGAAGAAGGCCTAGAAACAGCAGGAAAGCGTAGTCGATCACCGTGGCGCGTTCAGCGCTTTCGAGTTCCACGTCTTTCCTCGCGTTCTTCTTGAGGAGCCAGAGGAGGTATACAGCGTAAGCCCCAAGGAGTACCGCTCCATCGAGTCTTGAGAGGGTCCCATCGAGGGAAAGGGCAATCACGAGGAAAAACGATCCCAACATGACAAGAGAATTCTCGTAGGCGGCTTTTGTGGCTTTAAGAGGCCGTATTACGGCCGCAATGCCGAGGATCAGGGCTATGTTGGCGAATATGCTTCCGAGGGCGTTTCCAAGTGCTATGCCC harbors:
- a CDS encoding calcium/sodium antiporter — protein: MLEATLWATAIVIGLVLLVLSGDKLSDKIVDVARKAGVSPLVISIVLISLATTLPELLTSAVASYQGLTGIALGNALGSIFANIALILGIAAVIRPLKATKAAYENSLVMLGSFFLVIALSLDGTLSRLDGAVLLGAYAVYLLWLLKKNARKDVELESAERATVIDYAFLLFLGLLLVLGAKLVVYGGTNIAKAIGVSEFVVGATIVAVGTSLPEMTNAVYGALRERGSISIGNIIGADIMNALVVLGVASVIRPLQTGASILTVFLILAVMLPMVISLKRIHGLGRSMGIYFLAVYFIYLVLMFSGVEL
- a CDS encoding HIT domain-containing protein, whose amino-acid sequence is MKFLWAPWRIEYIRSPKYDGCIFCDFPKENRDRERLILYRGKHAFVIMNNYPYNPGHVMVVPYRHVANWEDLTDKELLDIMKLSQLMIRAITRAMNPDGFNMGVNLGHVAGAGIDSHVHLHIVPRWNGDTNFMPVVADTKVIPESLQEAYDELRKAIEEVEKGNKHKKVPNL